A DNA window from Hoplias malabaricus isolate fHopMal1 chromosome 5, fHopMal1.hap1, whole genome shotgun sequence contains the following coding sequences:
- the gpr182 gene encoding G-protein coupled receptor 182 yields the protein MSLDVNTTDYPHGLWFYECTFDLDRNARRIALFLLYLFLFMVGLAENSLVVWVNWRRRRSASGVLFCIINVSLSDLMVVLTMPFFMLEMTMDKVWIWGRFLCKVTHLVYVINFYSSSFFLAFMTLERYLSLVRPNMSALFPLQPKHRRWLLCGGLWLLSVVLALLENVHVDLLEWDEPGCYMVPEHHYTEWFVSVAFLCLIFQFLVPASMIVTCNILIARAAKASPDVQGRRDLWLVHVYSLVFLVCWVPYHFVMFLLMLDDLNPHLMSCNAVELLYFSFSVVQGLSLFHCIANPILYNFLSKSFRTNLVNNILSRLSPVPPAAAPDNTPANGTGAPAPGKERKHSNTSTSHSEIGS from the coding sequence ATGTCACTCGATGTCAACACGACCGATTACCCCCATGGCCTGTGGTTCTACGAGTGCACCTTCGACCTGGACAGGAACGCGCGGCGCATCGCACTCTTCCTCCTCTATCTGTTCCTGTTCATGGTGGGACTGGCTGAAAATAGCCTGGTGGTTTGGGTGAACTGGCGGCGGCGGCGCTCAGCCAGTGGTGTGCTCTTCTGTATCATCAACGTCAGCCTCTCCGACCTGATGGTGGTGCTCACCATGCCCTTCTTCATGCTTGAGATGACCATGGACAAGGTATGGATCTGGGGCCGCTTCCTGTGCAAGGTGACCCACCTCGTCTATGTCATCAACTTCTACAGCAGCTCCTTCTTCCTGGCTTTCATGACCCTGGAGAGGTACCTCTCCTTGGTTCGACCGAACATGTCGGCCCTCTTCCCTCTGCAGCCAAAGCACCGGCGCTGGCTACTTTGTGGTGGGCTGTGGCTGCTGTCCGTGGTGCTGGCACTGTTGGAGAACGTGCACGTTGACCTGCTGGAGTGGGACGAGCCCGGCTGCTACATGGTGCCGGAACACCATTACACCGAATGGTTTGTGTCTGTGGCTTTCCTATGCTTGATCTTCCAGTTCCTCGTGCCAGCGTCCATGATCGTCACCTGCAACATATTGATCGCCCGCGCTGCCAAGGCCTCCCCAGACGTGCAGGGCCGCCGGGACCTGTGGCTGGTACACGTCTATTCGCTGGTATTCCTGGTCTGCTGGGTGCCCTACCACTTTGTGATGTTCCTGTTGATGCTGGACGACCTAAACCCTCACCTGATGTCCTGCAATGCCGTGGAACTGCTATACTTCTCCTTCAGCGTGGTGCAGGGTCTTTCCCTCTTCCATTGCATTGCAAACCCCATCCTCTACAACTTCCTGAGCAAGAGCTTTCGCACCAACCTCGTAAATAACATTCTTTCCCGTCTCTCTCCTGTGCCTCCCGCTGCAGCCCCAGACAACACCCCTGCCAACGGCACAGGCGCGCCGGCACCAGGGAAGGAGCGAAAGCACAGCAACACTAGCACCAGTCACTCAGAGATAGGATCTTAA